A section of the Bryobacteraceae bacterium genome encodes:
- a CDS encoding amino acid transporter translates to MAAARGPPAVRPAPSSSADERGARVKSLFRTKSIPELIAAAEEPDKRLQRTLGPWSLMALGIGAVIGSGIFILTGTAAAGEVRTYESLLHVPLIDLLLQGGNSSFTFGRPGAGPAVALSFFLTAIVCGFAALCYAEMACAIPVAGSAYTYAYATLGEFIAWMIGWNLVLEYAVSNMAVAVGFSAHVTQMIEGVLGIHLPRALTTPAIQGGQFTGAWFNLPGFLVVMGLTWLLVYGIKESARANDIMVLVKIAAILVFIIGAARAVDPSNWRPFMPNGFTGVLTGAAIVFFTYIGFDSVSTAAEECKNPQRDLPIGILGTLLVCALLYIGVAVVLTGIARWDTLNNAAPIVGALKNLGMNTLWKWIDIGALGGMVSSLLVFQYGQARVWFAMSRDGLLPKFFSRIHPVHRTPHVSTWIAGFAVAIPSGVWDVGTFADLSSIGTLFAFFVVSAGVLILRRIRPARAGSFRVPFGPVIPTLSMLACLVLMMALPLETWVRFVGWSIAGIVIYFFFGRKHSALAG, encoded by the coding sequence ATGGCGGCGGCGCGCGGCCCGCCGGCCGTGCGCCCCGCGCCTTCCAGCTCTGCCGATGAAAGGGGCGCCCGAGTGAAATCCCTGTTCCGCACGAAGAGCATCCCGGAGCTGATTGCGGCGGCCGAAGAGCCGGACAAGCGGCTCCAGAGAACACTGGGGCCGTGGTCGCTGATGGCGCTCGGCATCGGCGCGGTGATCGGCTCCGGCATCTTCATCCTCACCGGGACGGCGGCGGCGGGCGAGGTGCGCACCTACGAGTCGCTGTTGCACGTGCCGCTGATCGACCTGCTGTTGCAGGGAGGCAACTCGAGCTTCACCTTCGGCCGGCCGGGCGCCGGCCCGGCGGTGGCGCTGTCGTTTTTTCTCACGGCGATCGTGTGCGGGTTCGCGGCGCTGTGTTACGCCGAAATGGCCTGCGCCATCCCCGTGGCGGGCTCGGCCTACACGTATGCCTACGCCACGCTTGGCGAATTCATCGCATGGATGATCGGCTGGAACCTGGTGCTCGAGTATGCGGTCTCGAACATGGCCGTGGCGGTGGGTTTCTCGGCGCATGTCACGCAGATGATCGAAGGCGTGCTGGGCATCCACCTGCCGAGGGCGCTCACCACGCCTGCCATTCAGGGCGGCCAGTTCACCGGCGCGTGGTTCAACCTGCCGGGGTTTCTCGTCGTCATGGGGCTGACGTGGCTGCTCGTGTACGGCATCAAGGAGAGCGCCCGCGCCAACGACATCATGGTGCTGGTCAAGATCGCCGCCATCCTGGTCTTCATCATCGGGGCGGCGCGCGCCGTGGACCCGTCCAACTGGCGCCCGTTCATGCCCAACGGCTTCACCGGCGTGCTGACCGGCGCGGCGATCGTTTTCTTCACCTACATCGGTTTCGACTCGGTCTCCACCGCCGCCGAAGAGTGCAAGAACCCGCAGCGCGATCTGCCCATCGGCATCCTCGGTACCCTTCTTGTCTGCGCGCTGCTCTACATCGGCGTGGCCGTGGTGCTCACCGGCATCGCGCGATGGGACACGCTGAACAACGCCGCGCCGATTGTTGGCGCGCTGAAGAACCTCGGCATGAACACGCTCTGGAAGTGGATCGACATCGGCGCGCTGGGCGGCATGGTCAGCTCGCTGCTCGTCTTTCAGTACGGGCAGGCGCGGGTGTGGTTCGCCATGTCGCGCGACGGGCTGCTGCCGAAATTCTTCTCACGGATTCACCCGGTGCACCGCACGCCGCATGTCTCCACATGGATCGCCGGTTTCGCCGTGGCCATTCCCTCGGGCGTGTGGGACGTGGGCACCTTCGCCGACCTGTCGAGCATCGGCACGCTGTTCGCCTTTTTTGTTGTCAGCGCCGGAGTGCTGATCCTGCGGCGCATCCGCCCGGCCCGCGCGGGCTCCTTCCGGGTTCCCTTCGGCCCGGTGATCCCGACCCTTTCGATGCTCGCCTGCCTGGTGCTGATGATGGCGCTGCCGCTGGAGACGTGGGTTCGCTTCGTCGGCTGGTCGATCGCGGGCATTGTGATCTACTTCTTTTTCGGGAGAAAACACAGTGCGCTGGCTGGCTAG
- a CDS encoding electron transfer flavoprotein subunit alpha, which translates to MSGILAILERGAGGWHRMSFEALAGALELGRATGEPVTVCVPAADAGAAAAEAAAWGAAVIALEHEALSLYAADAWIAALEPLIRELGPAWVVLPHTYQTRDFAPALAARFGRVLMGDCTGFAIEEGRPVFERQLFQGKLIGRFLFETEAPNFVSFQAGAFRAARPAGAAAPVTVRRAEIEPARIRQRPEPPFREAVQAVDLASVERIVAVGRGIGDEGNLELARELAAALNAELAASRPICDNGWLPMDRQVGSSGQTVAPKLYLALGISGAIQHVVGMKGSGCIVAVNRDPQAPIFEIADYGIVGDLFEVTPALIEELRRSKETA; encoded by the coding sequence ATGAGCGGGATCCTGGCGATTCTGGAGCGCGGCGCGGGCGGCTGGCACCGCATGTCCTTTGAGGCCCTGGCGGGCGCACTGGAGCTGGGGCGCGCGACCGGCGAGCCGGTGACCGTGTGCGTGCCCGCTGCGGACGCGGGCGCGGCGGCGGCGGAGGCCGCGGCCTGGGGCGCGGCCGTGATTGCGCTGGAACATGAGGCGCTCTCGCTGTATGCTGCCGATGCGTGGATCGCCGCCCTGGAGCCGCTGATTCGCGAGCTCGGTCCGGCCTGGGTAGTGCTGCCGCATACCTACCAGACGCGCGACTTCGCCCCGGCGCTGGCGGCCCGCTTCGGCCGCGTGCTGATGGGCGACTGCACCGGCTTTGCCATCGAAGAGGGCCGGCCGGTGTTTGAGCGGCAGCTCTTCCAGGGGAAACTGATCGGGCGGTTTCTGTTTGAAACAGAGGCACCCAATTTTGTTTCCTTCCAGGCGGGCGCTTTCCGCGCGGCGCGGCCGGCCGGCGCGGCGGCGCCGGTGACCGTCAGGCGCGCGGAAATCGAGCCGGCGCGGATCCGCCAGCGGCCAGAGCCGCCTTTCCGCGAGGCGGTGCAGGCGGTGGACCTCGCTTCAGTGGAGCGCATTGTCGCCGTCGGACGCGGCATCGGCGACGAAGGCAACCTGGAGCTGGCGCGGGAGCTCGCCGCCGCTCTCAATGCGGAGCTGGCCGCCTCTCGGCCCATCTGCGACAACGGCTGGCTGCCGATGGACCGCCAGGTGGGCAGCTCCGGCCAGACCGTCGCGCCGAAGCTCTATCTCGCCCTCGGCATCTCCGGGGCCATCCAGCACGTGGTGGGAATGAAGGGATCAGGCTGCATTGTCGCGGTGAACCGTGACCCGCAGGCGCCGATCTTCGAGATTGCCGATTACGGCATTGTCGGCGACCTGTTCGAGGTGACGCCGGCGCTGATCGAAGAGCTCAGGAGATCGAAAGAAACCGCCTGA
- a CDS encoding electron transfer flavoprotein subunit beta, whose product MKIVVAVKQVPARDVQAELVPSGDWIDESGLSFEMNEPDAYALEAALRLRESAGGEVVAVSAGPERVQSVLREALAKGADRAIHLAADGDAARGLDPAVNAALLERAVREEQPELVLTGLQSDDTGSGQTGVVLAARLGWPHATLVMAIEPGQGEVRVKRELEGGWYQHMRLPLPAVLTIQSGISRLRYATLMGIKRARTKEIRRLEAPPEAAGGLRLAGLALPRRSRQTQFLEGPPAEQAAQLVEKLRFEARVL is encoded by the coding sequence ATGAAGATTGTCGTCGCCGTCAAACAGGTGCCTGCCCGCGATGTCCAGGCCGAACTCGTGCCCTCAGGCGACTGGATCGACGAGTCTGGCCTCAGCTTTGAAATGAACGAGCCCGACGCCTACGCCCTGGAAGCGGCCCTCCGTCTCAGGGAGTCGGCCGGTGGCGAGGTCGTCGCCGTTTCCGCCGGCCCGGAGCGCGTGCAGTCGGTGCTGCGCGAGGCGCTGGCCAAGGGCGCGGACCGTGCCATTCATCTCGCGGCCGACGGCGATGCGGCCCGCGGCCTGGACCCGGCCGTCAACGCCGCGCTGCTCGAAAGGGCCGTGCGGGAAGAACAGCCGGAGCTGGTCCTCACCGGGCTTCAATCGGATGACACGGGCAGCGGGCAGACCGGCGTCGTGCTGGCCGCGCGGTTGGGCTGGCCCCACGCGACCCTTGTGATGGCCATCGAGCCCGGCCAGGGCGAGGTGCGCGTGAAGCGCGAGCTCGAGGGAGGCTGGTATCAGCACATGAGGCTGCCTCTGCCGGCCGTGCTCACCATCCAGAGCGGCATCAGCCGGCTGCGTTACGCCACGCTGATGGGTATCAAACGCGCAAGGACGAAAGAAATCCGGAGGCTCGAAGCGCCGCCGGAGGCGGCCGGCGGACTACGGCTGGCCGGGCTGGCCCTGCCGCGCCGCAGCCGGCAGACGCAGTTTCTGGAAGGCCCGCCCGCTGAACAGGCGGCGCAGCTTGTCGAGAAGCTCCGCTTTGAGGCGAGGGTGCTATGA
- a CDS encoding 3-oxoacyl-[acyl-carrier-protein] synthase 2, with amino-acid sequence MARRVVVTGVGIVSALGNSAEETWQAVLASKCGIGPITQFDCSQFSARIAAEVKNFDPLQYFEKKELKKVGRFIQFAVAASEEAMKSARLEVTPDIAEMTGVYIGSGIGAFEVIEREHKVLLEKGPDRISPFFIPASIVNLASGNVSIRTGAKGPNSATATACTTSAHCIGDSFRLIQHGYADVMICGGAEACITPMGIGGFAAMRALSTRNDEPERASRPWDRDRDGFVVGEGAGILILEELEFARRRGAPILAEIVGYGMSGDAYHITAPCEDGDGAYRVMRNAIRDAGISPEQIDYVNAHGTSTPVGDVIECIALKRTFGEHAYRLAVSSTKSMTGHLLGGAGGLEAALTVFAIRDQIAPPTINLDNPDEGCDLDFVPHRARPMKIEYALSNSFGFGGTNGSLIFSRYHD; translated from the coding sequence TTGGCACGCAGGGTGGTCGTCACCGGTGTCGGCATTGTCTCGGCGCTGGGCAACAGTGCAGAAGAAACCTGGCAGGCGGTGCTCGCCTCGAAGTGCGGCATCGGTCCGATCACGCAGTTTGACTGCTCGCAGTTCAGTGCGCGCATTGCCGCCGAGGTGAAGAATTTCGACCCGCTTCAGTACTTCGAGAAGAAGGAGCTGAAGAAGGTCGGCCGCTTCATCCAGTTCGCCGTGGCGGCCTCGGAGGAGGCGATGAAGTCGGCGCGGCTGGAAGTGACGCCGGACATCGCCGAAATGACGGGCGTCTATATCGGCAGCGGCATCGGCGCGTTCGAGGTGATCGAGCGCGAACACAAGGTGTTGCTCGAAAAGGGCCCGGACCGCATCAGTCCGTTCTTCATTCCGGCCTCCATCGTGAATCTGGCCTCGGGCAATGTCAGCATCCGAACCGGGGCCAAGGGGCCGAATTCGGCCACCGCCACCGCCTGCACGACCAGCGCGCACTGCATCGGCGACTCGTTCCGGCTCATCCAGCACGGCTATGCCGACGTGATGATCTGCGGCGGCGCCGAGGCCTGCATCACTCCGATGGGCATCGGCGGCTTTGCGGCGATGCGCGCCCTGTCGACGCGCAACGACGAGCCGGAGCGCGCCTCGCGTCCGTGGGACCGCGACCGCGACGGCTTTGTCGTCGGCGAGGGCGCCGGCATCCTGATTCTCGAAGAGCTCGAGTTCGCGCGGCGGCGCGGCGCGCCCATCCTGGCCGAGATCGTCGGCTACGGCATGAGCGGCGACGCCTATCACATCACCGCCCCATGCGAGGACGGCGACGGCGCCTATCGCGTGATGCGCAACGCCATCCGCGACGCGGGCATCTCGCCCGAGCAGATTGATTATGTCAACGCTCACGGGACATCGACGCCCGTGGGAGACGTGATCGAGTGCATCGCGCTGAAGCGGACCTTCGGCGAGCATGCCTACCGGCTGGCGGTGAGTTCCACCAAGTCCATGACCGGCCACCTGCTCGGCGGCGCCGGCGGACTGGAGGCGGCGCTGACCGTGTTCGCCATCCGCGACCAGATTGCGCCGCCAACGATCAACCTCGACAACCCGGACGAGGGGTGCGACCTCGACTTCGTGCCGCACCGGGCGCGGCCCATGAAGATCGAGTACGCGCTGTCGAACTCGTTCGGCTTTGGCGGTACCAACGGGAGCCTGATCTTCAGCCGATATCACGACTAG
- the acpP gene encoding acyl carrier protein, protein MSVRDKVKQIIVEQLGVDEEQVEDTASFVDDLGADSLDIVELVMAFEEAFDIDIPDTDAEKITTVKDAIDYIEARAKKEE, encoded by the coding sequence ATGTCCGTTCGCGACAAAGTGAAGCAGATTATTGTGGAACAGCTCGGCGTCGACGAAGAGCAGGTGGAAGATACCGCCTCGTTCGTGGACGATCTGGGCGCCGATTCGCTCGACATCGTCGAGCTGGTCATGGCCTTTGAAGAGGCGTTCGATATCGACATCCCGGACACCGACGCGGAGAAGATCACGACGGTCAAGGACGCCATCGACTACATCGAGGCCAGGGCCAAGAAGGAAGAGTGA
- a CDS encoding endonuclease, whose amino-acid sequence MRLLPLLRLSAALLVAAPAWPWGAEGHRLIAEIAERHLTPAARRQISRLLPVGETIVSIAPWADEIRPKRRETAPWHYINIPIDAPRGQWEPYCPNHECIITAIARFTTRLGDPTLPDAEREEALRFLVHFVSDLHQPLHSGDNRDRGGNDVPVVFRNRPTNLHAIWDTPLLKETIGRPGVRERLLRRAGYREKSRAAQGGPEDWVWDSHAISKSYAYRALPLERPALLGEEYAEGAYPYIEKQVRLAGLRLASLLNQALR is encoded by the coding sequence ATGCGCCTGCTCCCATTGTTACGCCTTTCGGCAGCTCTTCTCGTGGCCGCACCGGCCTGGCCCTGGGGCGCCGAGGGCCACAGGCTGATCGCCGAGATTGCCGAACGCCACCTGACGCCCGCTGCCCGCCGGCAGATCTCCCGGCTGCTGCCCGTCGGCGAGACGATTGTCTCCATCGCCCCGTGGGCCGACGAAATCCGGCCCAAACGGCGCGAAACAGCGCCCTGGCATTACATCAACATTCCGATCGACGCACCGCGCGGCCAGTGGGAGCCCTACTGTCCCAACCACGAGTGCATCATTACCGCCATCGCACGCTTCACCACACGTCTTGGCGACCCTACCCTGCCGGATGCGGAACGGGAGGAGGCGCTCCGCTTCCTCGTGCACTTTGTCAGCGATCTCCACCAGCCCCTGCACAGTGGGGACAACCGGGACCGCGGCGGCAATGACGTCCCGGTGGTCTTCCGCAATCGCCCGACGAACCTGCACGCGATCTGGGACACGCCGTTGCTCAAGGAAACCATTGGGCGGCCGGGCGTGCGCGAACGCCTGCTGCGGAGGGCCGGCTACCGCGAAAAGAGCCGCGCCGCCCAGGGCGGCCCGGAAGATTGGGTCTGGGATTCCCACGCAATTTCGAAATCCTACGCCTACCGGGCGCTGCCCCTGGAGCGGCCGGCCCTGCTCGGCGAGGAGTACGCCGAAGGCGCTTACCCGTATATTGAGAAACAGGTGCGGCTGGCCGGCCTGCGGCTCGCCTCGCTCCTGAACCAGGCGCTTCGCTAA
- a CDS encoding type III pantothenate kinase → MLLAIDAGNTNVTLGIFDGERIVTRWRLRTVHDRTPDEWGIQLRSLFALEQRAFDQIDGVAAASVVPPLESSLTEMARRYFGVEPFWVTGTTETGLNILYDNPREVGADRIVNAVAALRKYGGPCVVVDLGTAITFDAVSARGEYLGGVICPGIGISIAGLFQKTARLPMVDFRDPGRLIGTNTVASMQAGLYYGLIAMIDGIVERMAAELGAATRVVATGGHAPLITRGSKWVRIADEDLTLEGLRMIWEMNCRR, encoded by the coding sequence ATGCTGCTGGCCATCGACGCGGGCAACACGAACGTGACCCTCGGCATCTTCGACGGCGAACGCATCGTCACGCGCTGGCGGCTGCGCACCGTCCACGATCGCACCCCCGACGAGTGGGGCATCCAGCTCCGGAGCCTGTTTGCGCTCGAACAGCGCGCCTTCGACCAGATCGACGGCGTCGCCGCGGCCAGCGTGGTGCCGCCGCTTGAGTCCAGCCTCACCGAGATGGCGCGGCGGTATTTTGGCGTCGAACCGTTCTGGGTCACCGGAACGACAGAGACGGGCCTCAACATCCTGTACGACAACCCGCGCGAGGTCGGCGCGGACCGCATTGTCAATGCGGTGGCGGCGCTGCGGAAGTACGGCGGCCCGTGCGTCGTGGTCGACCTGGGCACGGCGATCACTTTCGACGCCGTCAGCGCCCGCGGCGAGTATCTGGGTGGCGTCATCTGTCCCGGCATCGGCATCTCCATCGCCGGCCTGTTCCAGAAGACGGCGCGGCTGCCGATGGTCGACTTCCGCGACCCCGGACGCCTGATCGGCACCAATACCGTGGCCAGCATGCAGGCGGGCCTCTACTACGGCCTGATTGCGATGATCGACGGCATCGTCGAGCGGATGGCGGCGGAGCTCGGGGCCGCTACGCGAGTGGTCGCCACCGGCGGGCACGCCCCGCTGATCACCCGCGGCTCGAAGTGGGTCCGCATTGCCGACGAGGATCTCACGCTGGAAGGCCTGCGCATGATCTGGGAGATGAACTGCCGGCGATGA
- a CDS encoding DNA-binding response regulator translates to MYTILLVDDHQIMRDGLRALLEASGEFRVVGEAETGGQAVALAARMRPHLVVMDLSLPGMDGIEATVELLRESPQSRVVILSMYDDEASVVQAMRNGARGFVIKKASHADLLAALRTVARGGTYLSPEVSDRFLDCVRKGDFRRRDSSVLSVLTPRELQVMRLIAEGKTSKEIASLLELSLETVRGYRKTLMRKLNVNNVAALTQIALTEGLARRAGRGVGA, encoded by the coding sequence ATGTACACGATTCTCCTCGTCGACGATCACCAGATCATGCGGGACGGCCTGCGCGCGCTGCTCGAGGCCTCGGGTGAATTCCGGGTGGTGGGCGAGGCGGAGACGGGCGGACAGGCGGTGGCGCTGGCGGCGCGCATGCGGCCCCACCTGGTGGTGATGGATCTCAGCCTGCCGGGCATGGACGGCATCGAGGCCACGGTGGAGCTGCTGCGCGAGTCGCCGCAATCGCGGGTCGTCATCCTTTCGATGTACGACGACGAGGCGAGCGTCGTGCAGGCCATGCGCAATGGCGCGCGCGGATTCGTCATCAAGAAAGCCAGCCATGCAGACCTGCTTGCGGCGCTGCGCACCGTCGCCCGCGGCGGCACGTACCTGAGCCCGGAGGTTTCCGACCGGTTTCTCGACTGTGTCCGCAAGGGCGATTTCCGGCGGCGCGACTCCTCCGTGCTCTCCGTGCTGACGCCGCGCGAGCTTCAGGTCATGCGGCTCATCGCCGAAGGCAAAACCAGCAAAGAAATCGCCAGCCTGCTGGAGCTGAGCCTGGAAACGGTCCGCGGTTATCGCAAGACTCTCATGCGAAAACTGAACGTGAACAACGTGGCCGCGCTGACCCAGATCGCGCTCACTGAGGGCCTGGCGCGTCGCGCTGGCCGGGGGGTTGGAGCCTGA
- a CDS encoding oxidoreductase, whose product MLRRHFFLGAATAAASLRVVGASDRLRLAMIGLGGRGRWLLQNEEFPQADFTAFADCWLPQCEKAAQIRPSYAQARHYQDYRRMLDGEKLDAVFVETTTHARVLIAIHCMQAGLDVYAEKPLTLTIEEGRVLRRAVERYRRVLQCGTQQRSIPINAWASRFIREGGIGRVKEVIACNFEPPKRWTPKPEMPMPEGLDWDSWCNQTELRPYHEDLQRRWAWWWDYDNGGQSWGVSGWGTHALDQVQCALGTDDTGPVELWPEGEGEQAPVILRYANGTMLKCTGQKRPDHSDLGAIFVGEKGTLEIKRGTLVWDPPGLIGDRPEDTPEGPGENRWHIENFLDCVRTRNRPNAHVEAAHRSTTLCHLITICRERGRRLEWDPKAERFRNDAQANAMLSRPRRKGYELPKV is encoded by the coding sequence ATGCTCCGGCGGCACTTCTTTCTCGGCGCGGCGACGGCGGCCGCTTCTCTTCGCGTCGTGGGCGCCAGCGACCGGCTGCGGCTGGCGATGATCGGCCTCGGCGGGCGCGGGCGCTGGCTCCTTCAGAACGAGGAGTTCCCGCAGGCGGATTTCACCGCCTTTGCCGACTGCTGGCTGCCGCAGTGCGAAAAGGCCGCGCAGATCCGCCCCTCCTATGCGCAGGCCCGGCACTATCAGGACTACCGGCGGATGCTCGACGGCGAGAAACTGGACGCCGTGTTCGTCGAGACGACCACGCACGCGCGCGTCCTCATCGCCATCCACTGCATGCAGGCGGGGCTTGACGTGTACGCCGAAAAGCCGCTGACGCTGACCATCGAGGAGGGCCGCGTGCTGCGGCGCGCCGTCGAGCGCTACCGGCGCGTGCTTCAGTGCGGCACGCAGCAGCGTTCCATTCCGATCAACGCCTGGGCCAGCCGGTTCATCCGCGAGGGCGGCATCGGCCGCGTCAAGGAGGTCATCGCCTGCAACTTCGAACCGCCCAAACGCTGGACGCCGAAACCGGAAATGCCCATGCCTGAAGGGCTCGACTGGGACTCATGGTGCAACCAGACGGAACTGCGGCCCTACCACGAGGATCTCCAGCGCCGCTGGGCCTGGTGGTGGGACTACGACAATGGCGGCCAGAGCTGGGGCGTCAGCGGCTGGGGCACGCATGCGCTCGACCAGGTACAGTGCGCGCTTGGCACGGACGACACCGGCCCGGTGGAGCTGTGGCCGGAGGGCGAGGGCGAACAGGCGCCCGTCATCCTCCGCTATGCCAATGGAACGATGCTGAAGTGCACCGGGCAGAAACGGCCGGACCATTCCGATCTGGGCGCCATTTTCGTTGGCGAAAAGGGGACGCTGGAGATCAAACGCGGCACGCTCGTATGGGACCCGCCCGGGCTGATCGGCGACAGGCCCGAGGACACGCCCGAAGGCCCGGGCGAGAATCGCTGGCACATCGAGAACTTTCTCGATTGCGTCCGCACGCGCAACCGTCCCAACGCACACGTGGAGGCGGCGCACCGCTCGACGACTCTCTGCCACCTGATCACGATCTGCCGCGAGCGCGGCCGGAGACTGGAATGGGATCCGAAGGCCGAACGCTTCCGGAACGACGCGCAGGCCAATGCGATGCTGTCACGACCGCGGCGCAAAGGCTACGAGTTGCCGAAAGTGTGA
- a CDS encoding cyclase — translation MSGWIDISTPLRAGMTVWPGDGPPRIGRVQSFEQGGAYNLTRLEISAHTGTHLDAPLHFLPGGASIDTMPAGAMMGPARVVRVAGDTVRAADVPDDLAPGARVLFRTRNSERDLFAGTFFEDYVFLGRDAAERLVEARALLVGIDALSVSGFHEDPAGTHRVLLGAGVWILEGIRLAGVEPGEYELVCLPLRLEGADGAPARALIRRVRLSDNG, via the coding sequence ATGAGCGGCTGGATCGACATCAGCACGCCGCTGCGCGCGGGCATGACCGTCTGGCCGGGCGACGGACCGCCGCGGATCGGGCGGGTGCAGTCGTTCGAGCAGGGCGGCGCGTACAACCTGACGCGGCTCGAGATCAGCGCGCACACGGGCACGCACCTGGACGCGCCGCTGCACTTCCTGCCCGGCGGCGCTTCCATCGACACGATGCCCGCCGGGGCGATGATGGGGCCCGCCCGCGTGGTGCGCGTGGCCGGCGACACGGTGCGCGCCGCCGACGTGCCGGACGATCTCGCGCCCGGCGCGCGGGTGCTGTTCCGGACGCGGAACAGCGAACGGGACCTGTTTGCCGGAACATTTTTTGAGGATTATGTTTTCCTTGGCCGGGACGCGGCGGAGAGGCTTGTCGAGGCGCGCGCGCTCCTGGTCGGCATCGATGCGCTCTCGGTGAGCGGCTTCCACGAAGACCCGGCCGGAACGCACCGCGTGCTGCTCGGGGCGGGCGTCTGGATCCTGGAAGGCATCCGGCTCGCCGGCGTCGAGCCCGGAGAGTATGAACTCGTCTGCCTGCCGTTGCGGCTGGAAGGCGCCGACGGCGCGCCGGCGCGGGCGCTCATCAGGCGGGTTCGCCTTTCAGACAACGGGTGA
- the htrA gene encoding serine protease, with protein sequence MAFFRKFTLLCAACALTAAAQPQPGALAQLSAGFQQLSRRVHPSVVRVSTVGYRQLEPEESDETGVAARQQSSGSGVIIDADGYIVTNAHVVVGAQRVQVTLAPPADGPRLRTRSVRAEVVGLDLETDVALLRVPERGLPALELGDSDRVEQGQLVFAFGSPLGLDNSVTMGVVSSPARQLRPDDPMVYIQTDAPINPGNSGGPLVDTEGRVIGINTMILSQSGGNEGIGFAVPSNIVASVVEQLRRAGRVVRGDIGATVQTITPTLAEGWKLPRDWGVVVADVEPEREADAAGLRVGDVIVAANGRDIDNARQFNLGLYRPVVGQTMTLDVLRGPKKIRLEVRIAERHDEASTYAELASREENLIAELGIFAVDLTPALREQLAPARSETGGVLVAARHADSAVLEEGFRAGDLIYAVNRMPVRNVAELRAFLRKQKSGSALAFQVERGGRLRFVSLELP encoded by the coding sequence GTGGCATTTTTCCGCAAATTCACGCTGTTGTGCGCGGCCTGCGCGCTGACGGCCGCCGCGCAGCCGCAGCCCGGCGCGCTGGCGCAGTTGAGCGCGGGCTTCCAGCAGTTGAGCCGGCGCGTGCATCCTTCGGTGGTTCGGGTCAGCACCGTGGGCTACCGGCAACTGGAACCTGAGGAAAGCGACGAGACCGGCGTGGCGGCGCGGCAGCAGAGCTCGGGCTCCGGCGTCATCATCGACGCCGACGGCTACATCGTCACCAACGCCCATGTCGTCGTGGGCGCGCAGCGCGTGCAGGTGACGCTGGCCCCGCCGGCGGACGGGCCGCGCCTGCGCACGCGTTCGGTGCGCGCCGAAGTGGTAGGGCTGGACCTGGAGACCGACGTCGCCCTGCTGCGCGTCCCGGAAAGGGGCCTGCCGGCGCTGGAGCTGGGCGACTCCGACCGGGTGGAGCAGGGCCAGCTCGTCTTCGCCTTCGGCAGCCCGCTCGGGCTGGACAACAGCGTGACGATGGGCGTGGTCAGCTCGCCGGCGCGCCAGTTGCGGCCGGACGACCCGATGGTCTACATCCAGACCGATGCGCCGATCAACCCGGGCAATTCGGGCGGTCCGCTGGTCGACACCGAAGGCCGCGTCATCGGCATCAACACGATGATCCTTTCCCAGTCCGGCGGCAACGAAGGCATCGGCTTCGCGGTGCCGTCCAATATCGTCGCCAGCGTTGTCGAGCAGCTCCGCCGCGCCGGGCGCGTCGTCCGCGGCGACATTGGTGCCACCGTGCAGACGATCACGCCGACACTCGCCGAAGGCTGGAAGCTGCCGCGCGACTGGGGCGTCGTCGTGGCTGATGTCGAACCGGAGCGGGAGGCGGACGCTGCCGGGCTCCGCGTCGGCGACGTCATCGTGGCGGCCAACGGCCGTGACATTGACAACGCCCGCCAGTTCAACCTGGGCCTTTATCGTCCGGTCGTGGGCCAGACCATGACACTCGACGTGCTCCGCGGCCCGAAGAAGATCCGTCTGGAAGTCCGCATCGCCGAGCGTCACGACGAAGCCTCCACCTACGCCGAGCTGGCCAGCCGCGAGGAGAACCTGATTGCCGAACTCGGCATCTTTGCCGTCGACCTGACGCCGGCGCTGCGCGAACAGCTCGCCCCGGCGCGGAGCGAGACCGGCGGCGTGCTGGTGGCGGCGCGCCACGCCGACAGCGCGGTGCTCGAAGAGGGCTTCCGCGCCGGCGATCTGATTTATGCCGTCAACCGGATGCCCGTGCGCAACGTGGCCGAGTTGCGCGCCTTTCTGCGGAAGCAAAAATCCGGCTCCGCGCTGGCCTTCCAGGTGGAGCGCGGCGGACGACTGCGGTTTGTGAGTCTGGAACTGCCGTAG